AACACTGTAAAAGTGTACTGCCGGCGTGGCGGCGCCGCAACGGGCGTGTTGCGAAAACCAGTTTGCGTCGGATTCGCGCGAATATCCGTCGCGATCTCCTTGGCACCGTCCGTCCACCCGTCCACCCACCACCTAACCGGCCAGCCGCGGATAGGTACGCGGCGACATAGAAAACAGATTAGAGACAGCACCGCCCAAAACGGTTGTCGACGTCAGTCGTAACACAAAACAATAATCCGTTCGATCGTCGTCGGCGTGCCGCTTTAGCTGCTAGCGAAACCGAAAAACCAACGTTTCAACGACGGGGcatcgatataaaatattgtattaaaatatcgcGTGAACCGTCTCCCGCGCAGCCAAACCAATCGtaggatacctatattataatacaacaacaCGTCTGCTATCGTTGCCGTGCgtgttaaaaaacataatacttttttattttattttccggtTTCGAAACGTGGTGGCCGCGGCACACACCGGATACGGTTGGTCACACCGCATTTTACGTTGTGATTCGCGTGCGTGTGCGTGCGACGTAAATATTTGTTGTGTTTACatgttattgcttattattatttttcgtgtcGAAACCGAATAATTGTTATGGACCGTCCGCCGTGTACGGTATTTCGCCGTCCGTAAACAtcgtttaatattgttattttatttaatcttttaGGTGTACAcatgtagaattttttttttattttgaaatttcgttattttttttttttttatgattattactgAACTTAACTTTGCCGCCGCCGCTGACCGTTGCCGACCGTCACCAGGAGGAGGACGTCCGTCAACGTCGCCGtcaccgccgccgtcgtcgccgtcgccgtTTACCGCTTGCCgtgtccgccgccgccgccgtcgtcgcgCGTGTCCGTCGACCCACGTAACTTTCGCCGTTTCCCGGTTACGTAGTGTGCACGACAATCTTCACCAATGGGGGACCGGGTGTACGCGGCCGAAAAGCTCATGAAGAAGCGTGTCAGAAAGGTGAGTCCACCTCGTCCTCCTCCTACGCGGGAGACACGTCTCGTCCTCGCGGCCTACCTAACACCAACTTTTGATAACGGCTTGCGCGCCCTTTTTTTTTCCCGGTTTACTTCTTTTTGAACTTCTACGCCACACGGGTCGATTGGGGCCGGCCACGATTCTTCCATCACTTTCGTATCCAACGAACTTTCGGTAACCCATTTTTTTGTGTCGTTAAAGGGTCGTGTCTACCTTTGATAACCCGTTCTGGGTATACCTTTTAAACGACACTGGTTTCGATCCCTCACCGACCTGTCTGGGATCGTTTCGTTGTAAAAGTTAACTGGGTCAGATTCTAAAATTTCCCGAAGTTTTCACGTCCACGGACTTTAATGGTGCCTTTGTAATGTTTTTCGAATAGTAGtcgtgtttgaaattcaaataatcATTTCTTTCAACTTAACATTACCCATATTTTAGACAGATAAAGCAGGAATAATATACCTGGCTAGTAGCTAATCTCATACATTTTAGAAAGTAAATCCTGATAATTTGGGCAGTGAATACTAGtccaatattatgaatttaatctTTGTTAGAATATTTCTAATCATAATTCTGAAAATCTTAAAGATTATTTAGTaactacctatctattttaAGTGTTTATCTTCAAAAACTATGACCCAACATCAAGCTGTCTAAATAAGAAACATATTTCAACCaaataatttgttgattttCAATCAGCTACAGTGGTTTGATTCTGAGTGTAGTCTCAGTGCTGCAACCAGGTAGGGTGGGCATATCGGGCCAGTAGCTATGAATTATTCCAAGCTGCTGTAAAgcttataaataggtacagtcTCCTATTATATCGTTGATTTTGAAAGAACCAAAAATGATTCAGTTAATTGTGCCACATAGactgtaaatatttacatttctaTGTTccttagtacatattttttttaagggtatgctagaaattttgtatttcaGATAGGTAAATGGAGGGAAAATGTTGGTTGGAACTCTGGTTGgaacctacctactatttatgAATTCTAGTCATTTTCttctttgaatttttaatttctgttataaatctttaaaatatatcatactgACTTATTGTCTACCTTTACACCCTGATTTTCATCATGAGCTCAATATGTAGGtagttactatttattttaaaagctatCCATTGTTTGACAATATAGCATGTCTGTATGTGtttggtattaatttaaaaacttaattttatgctactgattttaatgtataataatttataataatactacatatTACAACCAATAACAAAGTTTCTGATAGTTATACGACTCGGTATAGGTACTGCGTCACTATAGGCAACCTGTTAGACAGGTAGTCTGCtatgtatttttctaaataaaagtgGTTCTCTCTGGTATATAATAGACttgataatcattttatttaaggtTTTCCACAACAAACTAAAcgtatattgtgtatacctaGGTGATATGTGAATagtagattttatatttttattaacgtatttttcactcaaaactaacatacaatacattcatacagagtgattatataagttttattcaaaatattccaaattttatattttatcagttctATGAACATTTTTTCCCCAGAGACTTCtcctaaactttttttttgaatgcATTTTTCCATTCCCAATTTTTATGActtcgattttttatttaaattttaaactaaaataatgtataatatttaagttcttAATCGGAACTGtgttaatgttgttattatttatgtcatGTGTAccaattagtattaatatttgtgtatatttttaggGGAGAGTTGAATATCATGTAAAATGGAAAGGATGGACACCTAAGtatgtttcataaatataaaattatttaatcttgATGTTaacattcattttaaatatatttaggcaCAATACTTGGGAACCCGAAGAAAACATTATCGACACAAGGcttattgatatttttgagcaaaggtaattatttattttttatttgtatgaaaaTACTTTAGATACCTTAAAAAGCATTAAACTCTTCATATATCTGtgtatcatatgtttattttttttagtcaaaCCCGAACAGATAATACTTCTCATAAACGAGGTCCTAAAAGAAAAACCCAAACTGTAagttatcaaaaacaaaatcaggATTTTTGTTAGATATAAtgcataggtatttaatttgtatacttgGCAAATTTCAGGCACATACTGAAACACCAACTACAGAACCTACCCGGAGTGACTATGAAGATGAAACTGCCGATGGTGATGTACCTGATTATAACAGCCAAGACGAAGCTGAAGTGCTTCCAGAGTTTACTAATGGGGCACCTTTATTACCCAGACATGACGATGACACCGAAGAAGATAAAACAAGTAATTCTTAAATTTTCTTATAATGCTtacacaatatacctacatatttttagaatttgtagaTAATGCTTTGATTTAGAGTTTAGttcataattaatgaattatgtcATAAAAaggtataaaacttaaatatttttcttcaaatttaaatttacctttTGTTTACTGTAGGCGGGAGCGCACACATTAAAAATGTGTCAGATGTActcaaataaaatacctacaatttttattaaataagataatatatcaaaaattataaattaagttttgtttgtccaaaaattgattttctaattgtttttatgtttatacagtTGATGATGATTCATTGGCAGAAATGCCAAAGTTAAATGCAGCTGTAAAGGTTGAAGTGaaagatgaaaaaataagtGAAGAAAAAAAGACACCAGTCATAGAAGTCAATGATACACGAGAAGAAGAAAAGTTAGCTCCGGTGGTGAAACCTGCACCTTCACTTGTAGTTCCATCTACGCCGAAGCAGTCTTCCAAATCCCCTCCACCTTTACCTAAACCTCATAAAGTTAAACGCAAAGCAGAGGTTTTGTCTAAAGAATCTGGTAAAGTTGGTGTTACTATAACTACTAGTCCTCCTGTGACAGATTCAAAAGTGCCCAAATTACAATCTCCTCCAAACGTTCAAAACACCAATAGTTTGCCTCCAGTAGTACCTACTCAAGATGGTGGAAGAACTCCTAAAAGGAAAACGTCAGAACATGCAGTTCCCGCAGTTTTGACAAATCAAGTTTCTCCAGCTCCAGAAAATCAACATTTAACACTGACAGCTATACTTCAAAGTACTCCAGCAAGTGTAAAGTCAAGAGATACTTTAGCTGCAGCAGCTCCCATCAGTTCTCGAACATCAGGAGAACCAGCTAGGCCACAGGAGGATGCTGCAACGGCTGTAACTCAAGGGGCTGGAGGTCAACATCAGGTACTAGATACAGCATCTGTTGCTGAAACTCCTACTCAGCGTTTACAGTACAAGACAATACTGGCAAACCCTGGACCAGAGTATTGGCTTGCACGCAATCCAGTTgtagataatgtttttattactgaTGTGACAGTTAATTTGAACACTGTGACAATAAGGGAATGTAAAACAGAAAAAGGATTTTTTAAATCTAGTGTTGAAACtagaatttaatgaaatttatgttgaggttttatttaaataataatcctatggtgttagatataataatatggtaggagcaatatttttctttatggctagtaaatatatagttataacagttattagtaaaatataaatatatttttaaaactatatatattatgcatatatacatacagggtgattgatgaAGCTGTGTTTCAAgcactgaataatatattattatacatattgaaaCAATGAGAAGTTATTTGTTTTGATGGTTTTTTAAGCTGTGTTATCATCTCATAATATGagataatctataattttttaatttaagtgacattcaaatattttgtattttgctcACTCAATGTTGCGACATGAAGTTTATTGCAAATGTTTTgtcatgtaaacatttttatacttctgaaattaaatgtttttttgtcattaattgttcttgacaaaatttattataggtcttCCATTTGGACAACCAGAATCTATTTCAGTGATTTATTCAAGCCTATACATCACCCTGTAtagtaaatatagaaaattcttcaaattgatttttgtgAGGTTCATAGCTAAACAgatttacatttaaagttttttccCTAATAGTTTTAATGTCTTTCAATCAGAtcttaattacaatatttttaccttaataatgtgaatgtttattttatatttaaatgatcgTTGATCGGTCCTATGTGcttaaaaataagtacaaacGATGCCTACAATTCTTCCCTAATATATTCTAAGagtcaatttgaaatataacagtatttatagattacctaataataattaatattataatgaaccacttgatttttaattatggattataagtttatttaatattgtgtatgtcatatttttttaagttttaattgtattatcgtGTATTAACTcaacatattatgtgttattgatTTCCTCTATTAGTGagtttacaaaaacaattttatccaACCCAAATGATCTCTAGTTTATcacaaattttgtttatatacatactataatatacatgctgattgcaaaataaaattatatatttcaagcTTAATTTAAAGTGTTACAGTTATAACAATTGTTGAAAAtccaagttaaataaatattatagtctaaatTCTTCTTCTAAAATGGTATAGGGGAATCCAATTAATTTCCAATAATCtgaaatctaattaaaaaaaaaaaaaaaaaaaaaaccgataaaatGAATTtcttgtacattatattttcttctagtttaatactatttatgattatttataagtgttatttgttgtttaaaCTATGTTTCTCTTCATTGCTTTTCCTCTttacacttattaatttattattttacctaacattttttttaacattattatttgtattattatcattattattatcataatattatgattatgattgcACATTAATTACACCATAATTTTTAGCAcccaatattcaaaaaattcaaagtagttttttttattttgtttgaggATTGTGCCGTACTATtactttgttaattttttttctttattgtttcATGGGAGATACGGTACACTTCCTTaacaaattaatagtaaataagttCTAACATTCaacagttaatttataattattgtgtttatttgattattttagttaagttttaaataacaatttacgtAACTGTATCACTGGTTaatttacgtaggtattattaaaaattaaatataatatgcttcgTTTCGTTTAAGTTTTcacatggaaaaaaatattgtgtccaACTATCTTTATGATCTTATGTAAGACACATTGTGGTTTATTTTaaaccttaatttttatttgttcaatatCTTAACTATTATTGACTGTATACAAAATTCCCCAAAAACCAAAACTAATGCACCTTAATGCCGTTCTCTATTTTATACCCATCTCTAGTCATGGCCGGTCTTATCTAATTGAaatgaatgtattgtttttttttctatgaaaatgtaacgttttattgttattaattattgtgaattttgaTGCAAAAGTATTAATTACAGGACACGATATTATAAGTGGCATATTTTTGTGTTGCAATATTTACATTGTAGGAGTTTTACTATAGTTATATGTGCCTTTGTAATAAATGTCAAggatgtttaaataattgtttgtttttatttttttttaactttggtCTTTGATTTTCATGAATAATtggaataaatattgaatatcaatGTTCTGTGACGATGCTCCAGAGAAGTTTTCAACTAATTTtccattattttgttgaaaattaaccaaaacaaatttttccacccaatatttatattcaacgGTATTATCAAACTATCAAAATGTTCTTAGTTGTAAttcaatatgttaaaaaattttttgtattttaatagaatacaatatgttttttatgaGTTTGTTGGTTTTATTATGTATGGACATTAAAACTAGTATGCTAAAGGttagataattttatgaaaaaggCTTCTTGACATTTGACATAACTCGTTCGTATATTTAACcagttaatcaaaatattaaatgatccAAGACTTGTTTGAGGTCCAACTTCCAAGTTAGTTACTAACTTATCCTNNNNNNNNNNNNNNNNNNNNNNNNNNNNNNNNNNNNNNNNNNNNNNNNNNNNNNNNNNNNNNNNNNNNNNNNNNNNNNNNNNNNNNNNNNNNNNNNNNNNatgtgatatgattaatttagaatttattattaatacctattattataggtcaatttttttttaaaaccgtctccactcagaatcgttttcttatacagtgatattatatcattgaattcaaatttaatactatccattatacagtgacccacttgtaacgtactgtacagcagagcgacatccacttacccaccttttttttaatttgttggtaGGTTATCGCTTTGGATTCTAAGCAGACTATTGCGGAGCgatgatttaatttttcttttctacaaaatagtaaaaatatttgtaatgaggaattacatatattatttgaacaataacaaaatatacatcacGTAGAggacaaaacacaaaaaaatactaaatacttaatatacatttttaatacgcattaaataatacataaagattcttaaattttaaatatttagaacttTAGAagaatgacaaaaataatttcaaggCATACTAATAGTTTTGAATGCTGTTTTTAAGTactgtttgtaaatataatatataaaaattaattaataaaaaaatataaatgattgacaacatattttgtttttacacagttttaatgaaatgaaaacaaaatataaatattttttaatcattacacATCatatgaatgatattatatcattgaattcaaatttaatactatccattatacagtgacccacttgtaacctactgtacagtagagcgacatccacttacccaccttttttatatctTAACTAATAAatgatatgatttaaaaaaaactattatcagTCTCTTAGTTCAATAGAGTGTacgatatttttagtaaatccATCTTTAGCCAACACAAACAAACTGGATGGTTTACCCACGCGAGAACATTCCACGTATAATTGTCCGTGTGAAAAGCACGGTGTGCCCAGATCTAAGCCACAAACAGTCATTGTTTGGCCTTGAGACTTATTGATTGTCATTGCGAATGCCAATCTGATTGGAAATTGAACCCGTTTGAATTCAATTGGGACATCTGTAGTGATAATAGGAATTCGTGATAGTAATACATCTTCTCNNNNNNNNNNNNNNNNNNNNNNNNNNNNNNNNNNNNNNNNNNNNNNNNNNNNNNNNNNNNNNNNNNNNNNNNNNNNNNNNNNNNNNNNNNNNNNNNNNNNTATCACActaaatgaaaatgattttttgtggGGCTGTTCACACCGACATTTTTCTGGATTCAAATTGTTATACCACTCGGGCGAGATATCAgtaaatacatttctaaaaattaaaaatcaagaaagtttACATGCCGATCCCTGACCTGGCAAGCGTTTTATTTACCTAGGTGTTTGGGCGTACTTGggtcagtaggtaggtaggtatagtagttTGAGCTTTTATTAACAGTTTAAACTCGTAACTTATACCTgttgtatgtaggtattactAATTCCAtttttgtacttaataatatatatcaataaattaattaacatataataaataacatacaaatatacaataaataaaaatttattaaaatcaatacatttgtaTGATACATGACTTCATTCCTTCataccatataggtaatattatttcattttttacataataattggtACATAATTCCAAAACATCGGTTTATTTTAAGaatctatacaatataccaTAAAACGTATTATGTTGGCATGAAGATTATTGACATTTGAACAACAATTAatacacttaaataaaatttaaatgtaaatgtacaTTACGATTTACGACACGTATAAATGTCGGCCTCCGAGCGAATGGGTGGCGTACTCTGGTGGTAAATTCTGAACTTCTacgcaattttttttcgtaccgTTGAAAGCATACGGGAGCGGTGTCACCTTATCATCTCTACATTAATTGTCATTTTGGGCACAATATGATATCCCCGcgaaaacttaataatatttctgtccattgataatttcttaaaaaaatcattaaagtGCCGGCGTGTGCTTGGCGCCTACCTACTGCTGCTACTACCTTTATAGTACAACACGCACTGCGCACGGTGCAGACTTAGCTTTTGAGCTTGAGCACCTCACGTACGTCTGTTATTTGCAATCCGcgattaatgtaataatatataatagggaccttaaaagtatttttcttaTAGGTCACCGGTCGTCGAGCTGGTGTACAACACACGAGCTAATAGGTATTTGGGCGCTATGATATCTGTGCTGAAGAAGCGGCTGAGGGATCGAACGCTGTCGGCCGTAGACCTCTACGCCAAGACGTTGAGCGATATTGAAAATAAGTCTGATCTCAATGCGTTCGTGCACGTCACACGAGACGGAGACCAGCGAGCAGTGGAAAGCCACAAACGGTTGCAGGATGGTACGTACTTATCCACATATTAAATACCATGACTAGACCTATTACTAACTAcctattagtttataggtctatcgTTATAACATTGCTAACAATAGGCATAATTCAGTTACTGCAGGTATACTAAAGAAAatgtaagattttaaattaaccgGAAAGTGTCTGTCTAGATACAAAACTGTTTGTTTCACTCTCCAAGTcttaattatttacacaatgAATTATTGTATGTTTGTAAATTCACatgttttctgaaaatgttcaaaatacatTCATTATAAACTAGTTAAAAATTGAGAATAAAACTCTAGCCATTAATTAACGAGCTCACTGATGGACGATAGTTGTGTTCGTCGATTCATGTTggaaaaatataccaaatactgaccgctaataaaaaattatacggcACGAATGtccttttaaataatactattgcaCAGCCTATAGAATTACAGATTGTACGCTTGTGCTATTCTGATTACATCCTATGGTTGTAACAACTAACATCTGTTTATGTTCAGGTACACAAAGGCCTCTGGAAGGGATTCCGATTGCAGTCAAAGACAATTTCTGTACTAAAGGTGTGCCTACAACATGCGCGTCGAAAATGTTACAGAACTTTGTACCGGTTTACGACGCTACAGTGGTAGAACGTTTAAAAGCTGCTGGGGCTATAATTATCGGAAAAACTAACTTGGACGAATTTGCCATGGGgtaggtttattttttacaaattcaatattatataaaaattggatttttccTATCAAGTTCTGGCACCGTAGATTCAATTTTTGGCCCTACTAAAAATGTATGGCGCTCAAAACCCAATCAATGGCACATTGCAGGTGGTAGTTCTGGTGGCAGTTGTGTAGCAGTGGCTTCGGGAATGTGTGTAGCgtgagtattaaaaatacaagtgcaatattatgttaagttcctaatattatgtttttgtaaaaattagtgCTTTAGGATCAGATACTGGTGGATCAATAAGAAATCCTGCTTCATATTGTGGTGTAGTTGGTTATAAGCCT
This portion of the Acyrthosiphon pisum isolate AL4f chromosome A1, pea_aphid_22Mar2018_4r6ur, whole genome shotgun sequence genome encodes:
- the LOC100160935 gene encoding chromobox protein homolog 2, which codes for MGDRVYAAEKLMKKRVRKGRVEYHVKWKGWTPKHNTWEPEENIIDTRLIDIFEQSQTRTDNTSHKRGPKRKTQTAHTETPTTEPTRSDYEDETADGDVPDYNSQDEAEVLPEFTNGAPLLPRHDDDTEEDKTIDDDSLAEMPKLNAAVKVEVKDEKISEEKKTPVIEVNDTREEEKLAPVVKPAPSLVVPSTPKQSSKSPPPLPKPHKVKRKAEVLSKESGKVGVTITTSPPVTDSKVPKLQSPPNVQNTNSLPPVVPTQDGGRTPKRKTSEHAVPAVLTNQVSPAPENQHLTLTAILQSTPASVKSRDTLAAAAPISSRTSGEPARPQEDAATAVTQGAGGQHQVLDTASVAETPTQRLQYKTILANPGPEYWLARNPVVDNVFITDVTVNLNTVTIRECKTEKGFFKSSVETRI